One Vicia villosa cultivar HV-30 ecotype Madison, WI linkage group LG5, Vvil1.0, whole genome shotgun sequence genomic window, atttgattattgaGGAGGTAGCCTAGATAACTCAAATAGATGATGATCTAAGAAGGCCATTTTGTTTTTATACCAGTAAAATATATGTGTCTGCACggataaataaattttgtaacGTGTGTTTGTATTGAAATGCAATAAAATGAATACAATAATATACATTTAGAATAATTAATGTAAatgtttattataaattaaaaacaatagGGTCAATATTATGAGAACTAGTAAAATATTATCAAAATGGCTTTGAAATTACAACAACTACAATATTATAAAAACACATACATAGCCAtcagaatataaaagaaaaacacAGGTAGTGTCACAAAAATTCCATATCATGCAATTCATACTGCTAAAATTCCATATCATGCAATTCATACTGCTAAAATTCCTATCATGCAGTTCATAGTGGTTTAATGAAGATTTATATCTGTCAGAAAAAAGCCACATGGGATTATGTAAGTGGTACAAAAGTGTGTGTTATGATTATGAGGATCACATAATAAAAGGTGAAATATATGTGAAGCAGAAGCACTGTTGTGTTACCATTTTTTAGTGGGAGATATGAAGAATGTCAAGTTTGAGCCAAAGTCAAAATAGGAACCCCCATTGAgttaacttaaagttcatgagaggaattacctgacgcatgatttagagttggccgccgttgtgtttgttttgaaactttggagacattatttgttcggatcgagatttgatgtgtatagtgatcacaagagtttgaagtatttgtttgatcagaaagagttgaatatgaggcaaagaagatggttagaattcttgaaagattatgattttagtttgaattaccatcctggaaaggcgaatgttgtagccgatgcattgagtaggaaatcattgcatatgtctatgttgatgatgcgAGAATTGGAATCGTTGGAACAATTTCGAGATttaagtttggtttgtgaagcgacgacttcgtgtgttaagcttggtatgttgaagcttacttgtggtattcttgatgatattagagaaggtcagaaatcggatttgaaattggttgatattatgacattgattaatcaaggaaaaggtAGTGACTTTCGGATCGATGAGAATGGTATCATGAGATGTCGTGTTCGATTTTGTATTCCGGATGTTGGGGATTTGAGAAAAGggattcttgaggaagggcatagaagtggtttgagtattcaccatggtgctactaaaatgtatcaagatttgaggaaattattttggtggcaaagtatgaagaaagatatagcggagtttgtttattcatgtttgacttgccaaaagtcaaagattgaacatcaaaagccgtctggtttgatgcaaccgttatctattctcgagtggaagtgggatagtatttctatggatttCATTTCGGGTTTACcaaggacgtcgagtaattgtgaagcggTTTGGGccattgtggatagattgacaaaATCTGCTCATTTTATTCTGATGATGATCGATTATTCGATGGAAAGACTTTCTAAGTTATACATCAAAAGGAttatgtgtttgcatggtattctatcgagtattgtttcggatagagatccaaggtttacttcaagattttgggaaggtttgcaaagtgctttgggtactaagttgcggttgagttcggcgtatcatccgcaaaatGATAGTCAAATGGAGAGGACTATTCAATCACTTGAAGATCTTTTacggtcttgtgttttggaacaaggaagagcttgggatagtttcttacctttgatcgagtttacttataaCAATAGTTTCtattcgagtattggaatggcaccttttgaagctttgtatggtagaaggtgtagaactcctttgtgttggtatgaattggGAGAGAGTGTTATAGTTGGACCCGAGTTAGTTCAAGAGACTACGAataagattaaaatgattcaagagaagatgaaggcttctcagagtcgtcaaaagagttatcatgataagaggaggaagactcttgagtttgagaaggatgaacaTGTGTTTCTCCAAGTTACGCCAATGACGGGTTTTGTTAGAGCTGTGAAGTTGCATAAGTTGACGCcacgtttcattggtccttatctgATTTCGGAGAGATTAGGTGAACTGGCATAGCGGATTTCATTGCCACCGTCGCTttctaatttgcatgatgtgttccatgtgtctcagttgaggaggtacattgcggatccatcgcatgttgttcaattagatgatgttcaagtaagagataatttgacgcttgatacatcacctatgtgaattgaggatcgagaagtgaagaagcttcgtggtaaggaaATTGTTTTGGTAAAGGTGATATGGGGTGGAGTGGCCGATggcaatatcacttgggaactcggggataagatgaaggaatcgtatccggagttgttcgtttgaggtaattttcgaggacgaaaatcttttaagtgggggagagttgtaacttCCCAactttattagatatttatttaattagcattatttggtgttttgataattaattgttttatttaagtATTGTTTAGggtgataattaattaattatgtgttattatgttaatttagctATTTGAGGAATTAGTAGAATAATAGTGAATTAGCTAAAAGGGCCTAATTAAGTTAGAAAGAATAGTtgtgtgggttaagcccaatatcaaTTAGAGCTAATAGATAATTTTTTGAGATAACCTAattagaagaaaagagaaaaagatagaaagaagagaaaagaggctaaGATAAGAACAAAgaggagaggattgtagatttcatcaagagggtggattgaatcaagaggtaagggttagaatccaagttaATATAGAttacatgattgggtaatgtgttatTTGTGTaatctcttcatctttcaatttcatggatatggaaaatgttagggtttggtaGATTTCATGAGattttgtgatttgttcatgttcaatgtgttgtatgaatgacccatggttagaaacatgtttaagAACCTTATATGTATGCTAAATTTCTGCCAATTGATGTATAATTTGTATGAGGGTTAGTGGTTGTTGTATGAGGTGAATGGGGaaggaaaatggtgatttttgggtttttacgcagcatgagtcgacctatacagaagcctgggtcgacctgagcaaacccgcAAAGGCAGAATCTGGTTTTCTTTAGCATGCGTCGACTTGAAGGaagtttgcgtcgacctgaagaccAGCATGAGTCGACTGATGGGTCGACCCGAGAAAACCCGGAGGGGACAAACTCAGTTATGCGTCCACCTGAAGAAAGCTTGCGTCGGCTcacaaaattcaatttttttacagattttgtaaagaccataacttttgatccataactctgttttatgcgtcattcgaagcgttaggaagctaatgagattatctatatgataggatatATTTGGTTGATGTTGAATGGTTTGATTtcgatgttaatatatggataacatgtgatttacttatgtgtgcattatgaattaatgacttgctactaatattcatagatgtgttaagtgatgtgatatccatgatatgttggaatgaatatatatatatatatatatatatatatatatatatatatatatatatatatatatatatacacatatatgtatatactatttgaatgtgtattgttgataatgatcatttaaatatGTATGTATCGAGATATGGATTGAATAATGATAATGTTAtacttgaatacatgtgattgattgatgtgtgttaagtgatgcattgtttggtattgaagtcatgttgtgtatattgtgcaatgttggaaagatgtgattgtgtagtttaagagatagagatcgccttaaatgcatgagtcttgttttgttgcacacttacactagcacgagtctttgaaagtggcaatggcgggtaatctcgcgaagattatttgcttgtcccaaacctatcgagaatggggtttgaaagcttaacttcgtatggagctttgaggtgattatctagtctatagaggaaagacaatcggcgtgaccggaaatgataacggaagGGATCCACATACATAtcacatagagtcacacttgagtcgcacgtgtcggtgtgaaatgttgttgtgtgtgattatgtgatatgatttGTGTGGATAGATTTTggttgatatgcatatatgtggatttggtgaATCATTTGACATGAATTGTGGAATGTGTTGTAGATGCGATATATGTGaatgaaacatatgtgatgtgaatgtgaatatatatgtattaatgagaTATGCATATATGTAGATATTTGTGatttgatgttgcatacttgattGCATTTCCTTGATTGGATTACAATGGTTGTTTGGTAATTGGACACGATTGCTCAATGTATGGAACCTTGTTGAATGAGCTAAACATGATAACCTTGATATATGGTTTATGAAAGCATGTTTTCAAGAAGAGTggtgaattgtgaaatgtattttGCTTGgtttgttttacatttcccattattatgttttctataataatttgaattctcacccttttgtttgaatgttgccctttgttggtaacgtgcaggtttagACGAGTAGTAGCTTATTCGAGATTAGTTGAAGAGCTTCCGAGCTTGTTGTTTGATTAGATAGCGAGTCATacgctctgatcatgtaacacttggaggggttttctttagacttatgcttatatttggatattgctattttctatgttttgtttgatattttggatatgttgtttaaaGGCTATGTAGCCTAGATTGTGAATTTCAACTAGCATGTTTGGAGATGTTAAtagaatttggtagatgaatatagtatgggatatattcattgaaacttttgatagCAATCTTATTGTTTTCCGCAAACGTTTATGGATAATGTATGAAAGCGTGAGATTTTTAATTTGTGTTACAGTATGATTAGTCATATTATGAATGTTGTATGTTGGTTTTTGGATTTTCATTACGGTGGAAATTAATATGTGatgccctttttcctttatgcatgttaATACTCTGAGATTGTATGTTGTATttagggttagaaaaggggtgttacacaattTATTTCATTGTTAAAGTTGTACAAGGACCATAAATCTGTTACCATAAAGTAGAAAAATCCACAATACCCTTGTACCGATAACCATAAAACCGATAAAGTATTTCCTCGCTCATCCCATAGTGGTGAGAACTAACTATCCCATTAGGAAAATACTCTATAAGCCATACCTAGCAGAAAGAATGACAAAATGGATGGTGGAGCTTTCAGAGTTTGACATCTTAAGGATTCAAGAAAAATGCTTTAAGCTTAAGTGTTTATAGAATTTGTAGTGGAAATCACCACCATTGAGTCAAACGCCtccaccatatgaatggtattcATAGATAGATCGTCCAACTGATTGCATCATAAGTATTGGATGGCTTTCAAAATCACTACACTTTGTTCAAGTTAATTTATTTGAAATCGGGGTGCCCTGTGACACAAACATCACCATAGTGAATAACTCGTTCAACAAAAGAAGCTAAAACttggttgaataatttttttgataGAATGTAAGAATGAGGTTTATTCATAAACGAATTTTTGAACACActctattttcttaaaaaaaaaaaagaagctaacAAGGGTTTATTCAGAGCTACACTTTTTCTTATACACCCGAGTTTCACTAAACAAAATAGGGTGTTTCCCAAAGTACATCTTCGAAATATCCTCTGCGACATGGTTGAGTTTCTAAGTTCCATATTGTTCTAATATTTGTATAAATTGGTACCCCTCATCTTGTTAGCATAAACACATACAGAATAACCCAATATGCATATCTCGCTTTTGTATACTTCAATAGTGACAAGCCCCCGACCTCTTGAATTTAGGTTCATAGATATCATTCATTTTGTCGATCTAAAATCCATACTAGAGAATTTGTATCCAAAAAATTGAAGAGTTGTGAAGCTCTATTATCGTTCATACTCAATTGACAATAAAGAAAAGATACCGTTCAACAAGTTTGAGCCGAAGATTGATGAAAATTTAACTGTTATGTGGAGTACATTTCATTGTTACAAAAGTAAAGGTCCAATCAAGGTGGATGTGAAGATTGCAAGATCGACCCAAGATATTCTGAAGAGGTTGAGACGTCATCCTCAACTATCACTTGATAATTAAATGTAATGTTATATTTACATGAATGATTATCTATGTAATGTTACGTTTTTAATGTATGTCATGACAATTACTAATGTTAATTTATGTTAGTTTTTTACATTTGTTTCTGCTTCTATTTCTGGTTTATCAAACACAACAATTTCTGGaagtataattttaaatttttttctgaaGTTATGGTGTACCCGAAATGTATTTCTGTATTTAAGGGACATTTTAAATTTTTCACAAAGGTGCAGGAACACCtctaaaaatgcaaaaaaaaaaaaaaaaacctattattATCTATACCTAAACATGTGAAAATGGACCATTACATTATAAAACTCAATAAAAGAATTAATCCATAACTACACGCTGAAAAATAAAGAACATTATACAACTTTAGAAGAAAACTATCTAACCTTTTAACATAATAACAATGATTACAAAtagataaaaattatttaaagttttttttatttaatatgaaaTCTTTATAATATTGATTCTCATAAATTCTCTAGTATAATCGAGAGTTACACATTTTATTTGAGTTTGTTTGAGCTCATACTAGTTTATCAAAAATCATGACTTTATTGAGCTCGTAATAGTTTAAAAACCTTAATTTCTTGataaaactattatatttttacaaTTAGCTAGAACAATATTTAAAGATCAAGGAAACTTTATAATCACTTTTGGTTGTCATTATGTGAAAGAAATTCTTACCTTGTTTAATAGACATGTCCAAATTTAATCCCTCAATTGTTGAATAGGTAACAATGACCTATTATTATCACAATAGCCAAATGATGCATACTATCTTTTTTTTTACATTATAATGTAAAATATCCAATCAATCTCTAGTTTATTCCTCTTTTATGTGTTATGAAAATCATTATAAATAGTTGCACATTGTATTCATAATTTACTACAATATATTTTTAGTTGATCAAGAATGAAGAACAAGTTCTTTATATTTGTGTTATTTCTTTATGCACTAATTATTATTTCTGTTATCGCAATTGAGCCTTCTAAAGATGGAAAGAAATGTATATTATAGTAATTGAATGTATAATATCTTTTTTTTCATAGATAATgtttaataaaacaaatatttgttgACTTACAGGTAGTGCAAAGGAAGAATTCAAAACAGATATTGAGGTAGAAGAACAAATGAGAGGGGACTCTATCAATTGGAGGAATAGCATCCCAAAACATAAAAAGAGTATCGGAGGAGGAAAATTAGGCGGACATGGCTCTGGTGGATCGAGTCCAGGAAGTAGTGGTCGTGAAGGAGGTGCACAAAATGTAGAACAAAATGGAGATGAAAAAGACAAAGTGGACTTGAATGAAGAGGAAATAAATGTTTGATTATTGAGGAGGTAGCCTAGATAACTCAAATAGATAGTGATCTAAGGAGGCTATTTTGTTTTGATACTAGTAAAATATATGTGCGTCCGcatgaataaataaattttgtaatGTGTGTTTGTACTGAAATGCAATAAAATGAATACAATAATGTATATTTGGAATAATTAATGTAAatgtttattataaattaaaaacaatagGGAAAATATTATAAGAACTAGTAAAATATTATCAAAATGGTTTTGAAATTACAACAACTACAATATTATAAAAACACATACATAGCCATcagaatataaaataaattaacacgATAGTAATGAAGGAGATTGCAATTGAAATATTTAGCCCTTACAATATAGTTTATGCAAGTTGCAAATGTTTGATAGTTGTCATCATGTGTTCTATAGAGGCCTAAATTCTCCTAAAGGTTCTACAAAGATAATATAAGGTCACCTATGGCCATCCTATCCGAGATGGAAGTAGCTAAAACCACTTCTAGCTTTTGTAATGCAAAGACATATAAAAGGTTTTAGTTGGAGTTAAAAAGGACTGAGGCGACTTGTATGTAGATTAATGTGATCTTTGAATAGGAACTACAATTAATATGACGATTAGACATATGAAAAGCATGATAATAATTATGAATATAGgcagaaaagagagaaaatgatgtagtagaaattcaaaaaatttaacaatgtGTATTTATAACTAGGGTTAGACAAAAGAACACCGTCTGATGCAATCCGCCTGATCCGAACCGAATTTAGGGCTACGGGTAGGGGTGGAaaaacgggccgtggcccgccgggccggcccgcgcacccgccaaaaaatggcgggttaggttgggattttaggctcgccgctcgctaaagcctgccccgccaaaacccgccgcccgccatacccgccccgccaaagcccgccgcccgccaaagctcgcccctcctccaaaattcactcttttttagttaattctagtagttgcaattcttgatggtttattttatacatttatttataaatatatgtaatatatttttaagtaaatttgttaaaagttgcttttataaaaaattgttttaaaaaataagtgaaaagtttaattaaaagataaaaaaagtctatttatctattaaaaaatatataaataaaaataggcgggtaagcctgccgcccgccaacccgccatcttggcggggcaggcatgacttttatgcccattttacttggcgggcatgtccgccccgctcgttttttggcgggcaaaAGGCGGGGCggccggcccgttttgccacccctagctaCGGGTCAGGTTAGTTCGGATTAAGGGTTGGAACGGGCCATCAATTTGGATAACATCGGAAGATTTCATTCGTGATCGGTTAGGGATATTTGGGCCATCGGAATCCAAATCCGACCGATCAAACACATATGAAAGCTGAATTTTAGTTACTTTGGCCCAAGCTAGCCCTCAATCCATGGCCCAAAGTAAATATTTATAAGGTTAAAACTCCACAATTCTCAAACTAGGGTTGTCGTTCTGCATCAAATTAGGGTTGTCGTCGTGTtctccaactccatcattttcatgaAGCTTTGTTGTCGTCATTAAAAAGTTTGCCATTTTTTTGCCGCATCTCTCAATATCTCCATGATTCTTGATTAAGTTTCTTAGCATCTCTCTTGCAAAGGTAATAACTCTCACTCTCTCTGTTTCAGATCTATCATTTCAATATGTTATTCAACCCTTTTTTCTCTTATTTGACATATCTTTTTATGTTTTACATATGTTCCTTTTAATTTCTATTGTGTTATGCTAAAGTAACTCGCTGTTTTTTTTTGGTGGTTGATGAGCAAGTGGCTTCACATATTTGTTGCAGGATTTTatattgttgtgaattcaatgccaagaacaaagtataatgcaagggaaaagtaaagaacaaagaagaagaaaaacacaagaattggttataactgctattgttttactttctcttaaaacaagattacaagtttacaagaataacaaataacctctctcaccctaaattaggatttgcagcttagcaatgatgagagactagtatgctatttataataaaacctaacatactaactaatgggcttttttcacaaggcccattacacaagtcaacttaataaacaagctaacttaacaaattagggtttaaacactaaaacctaatttaacatgctaacaaccctagcatcttcgacacaagcatgtgaacaaccttcgacttcatgcttaatcctgtcgaaccaagaagctacccttcggccatactagagttcgatccaatatctcacaaatctccaccttggaccaaactctacaacgtcaagggaacaaactagctttcttcatgtagctttatcaactgcatacagtggaaaaacttgcaactcggcaatgtcttggtgatcatatcagcagcattgtcttcagtcaaaaccttcagcacttggacttctccacgctcgattactcctctgacgaaatgcagcctcacatcaatgtgtttagttcgctcatgataggctgaattcttcgacaggtgtattgcactttgactatcatatttaacagtgatacctcaaccttgaagtttcaactccttcgcaaaaccttcaatcCACAATGCTtttttcacagcttcagttaggggaatatactccgcttcagtggttgatagagcaaaaaccttctgaagtgttgctttccaactaattgcagtgccaaacatagtgaaaacatatccataaatagattttctggaatccatacaacctgcataaacagagtcgacatatccttctattactgctttactatcttcacccaaggctccaccataaattaggactctattcagagacccatttatgtaccttaaaatccacttcaatgcttgccaatgagcctttccagggttcgccatgtacctgcttacaagacttactgcatatgttatgtcgggtctagtacagaccatagcatacatcaaagaaccaactatattagcatatgggatgctattcatataggctctttcgacatcagtactgggacactgatcaatactctacttgaattgagggtttgttggagtcacaactggcttcgaattcgacataccaaacttttcgagaatctttcgtagatatgcctcttgagataagcataacttcgacttctttctatctcttcgaatgtcaattccaagaatcctggaagcagctcccagatccttcatatcgaactccttattgagttcaccCTTCACCCTCgacacatcttcaacattgtttcttgctatgagaatatcatccacataaagcaacaaaataacaaatgaattaccaggtcgaaatctgaagtaaacgcagtggtcgaactgacttctaatgaaacttatgcatgccatgaacttgtcgaatctcctattccactattgaggagattgtttcagcccatacaaagatttctttaacttgcacacataatcttccttccccttttcgacataccattcaggttgcctcattaggatcgtttcatctagatcaccatacaagaacacagtcttcacatccatctgttcaagttcaagatcgaactgtgccaccatggcaagcaacattcgaatggacctatgcttcacaacaggagaaaacacatcattgaagtcgacaccttcttttagagtgaaaccccttgcaactaaccttgccttgtatcttttcgacgtcactccttcaattctttccttaactttgaaaatccatttacagttgactaaccttgccccagcaggtttcttggtCAGTTCctaagtatgattatcatgaagagatttcatctcatcatccatggccttcagccattcagtcttatttcgactcctcataacttccttgtagtctctaggttcttcgtctagaacctcacttgcagagattaaggaatAAGCTATAAGatatgcatacccaagtctctgaggtgccttgatgactcttctcgacctatctctcgacaataggtagtcatcgtcagtttcctcgacttcctcagcatcttctgcttcttcttcgacttcatcaaggatatgcaattcagcatcaacatgctccacctcaacgggaatctctacctgttccacctcttcgtcagatgtttctgtacttcgaccaacatcatcaattttcttaaaagtcatttcagcttcattgaaaactacatctcgactggtgatacacctcctgtgacctggctctaggcaccacagcctataagctttgacttcttcagggtatcccatgaacatgcatttcagagctctaggttcgaccttgtcttgcctaatgtgagcataggctaggcagccaaatactctcagtttgtcgagatctggtggatgtaccgaccaaacttcttcaggtgtcttcatatctaacgttgtcgaaggacatctatttatcagatatgttgttgtcgaaacagcctcagcccagaacaccttctttagtccagcactagtcaacatgcatctaactctctccaaaatagtttgattaaacctttcaggCAAACTATTTtgatgtggagtacctgcagtagttctgtgccttgcaataccagaagcaacacaaaagctgtcgaatgcctcattgaaaaattcaaggccattgtcgattctcaacctcttgacctttctgccagtctgattttcaaccagagtcttccaacttttgaaattctcaaaagtttcatccttagtcttctagatgaatacccataattttctggaataatcatctactatggatagaaaataccttgctcctgaatgtaacggacaccttgcaggcccccaaagatcagcatggatgtaatcaagggatccatgtgttctttgtttgcctttgttgaactccactctgcaagattttccaagtacatagggttcacaaaacttcagcttttcgactttgtctccaccaagcagattttgtttccttaattcgaccagacccctttcactaacatggcccaatctcatgtgccagatttctgtcttcgacaaaggtttcgtggatgcaacatttgtcgaaccacttacaacttcagcctcaagggtatacaagccttgtttcttcacgcctctcaagacttccttcgaacccttcatgactcttaggatacttttctctccttggaaaacatatcctttcttgtcgaattcaccaagagaaagtagatttctcttcaaatcaggaacatacctgacttcagtcaacaatcttattgactcatcatggagtttgaacctcacagatccaacacctgcaatcttgcaagccttgttacTTCCCAGCAATaatg contains:
- the LOC131606442 gene encoding uncharacterized protein LOC131606442; amino-acid sequence: MKNKFFIFVLFLYALIIISVIAIEPSKDGKKCSAKEEFKTDIEVEEQMRGDSINWRNSIPKHKKSIGGGKLGGHGSGGSSPGSSGREGGAQNVEQNGDEKDKVDLNEEEINV